The Hyphomicrobiales bacterium genome has a window encoding:
- the ohrR gene encoding Organic hydroperoxide resistance transcriptional regulator — MAKRDKAGDGMPRLEQQLCFAVYQVGHAFNRAYRPILVELGLTYPQYLVMLVLWEQDGLAVKELGERLMLDSGTLTPLLKRLEASGLIRRERDARDERQVRIRLAEKGEGLREQGRCVQEAIGRALGGTAGEAERLRSQLDLVRDALLVSSRDD; from the coding sequence ATGGCGAAGCGGGACAAGGCCGGGGACGGGATGCCGCGCCTGGAGCAGCAGCTCTGCTTCGCGGTCTATCAGGTCGGCCATGCCTTCAACCGGGCCTATCGCCCGATCCTGGTCGAGCTTGGGCTCACCTATCCGCAATATCTCGTCATGCTCGTGCTCTGGGAGCAGGACGGGTTGGCGGTGAAGGAGCTCGGCGAGCGGCTGATGCTCGATTCCGGCACGCTGACGCCGTTGCTGAAGCGGCTGGAGGCCTCCGGCCTGATCCGGCGCGAGCGCGACGCCCGCGACGAGCGGCAGGTGCGCATCCGCCTTGCCGAGAAGGGCGAGGGGTTGCGGGAGCAGGGGCGCTGCGTCCAGGAGGCGATCGGGCGCGCGCTGGGCGGGACGGCCGGGGAGGCGGAGCGGCTGCGCAGCCAGCTCGATCTCGTCCGCGATGCGCTGCTGGTGTCCTCCCGCGACGACTGA
- a CDS encoding MBL fold metallo-hydrolase has translation MLNRRQWLAGSAAALLPALPALARAPQTAAQVPGIYRRKVGDIEITAILDGYVPLGAKSFASTEAGEVSRLVAEAGMTDALPTSVNAFVINTRDRTYLLDTGGGAWTGLGDTMGRAEANLRAAGIEPAQIDAVILTHAHPDHAEGLVTAQKTARFPNAEVVINETEYAFWHDDGILSRVPAEAKPFFESARNSLAPYAARTRKVKAGEVSTGLNLEDAPGHTPGHGILRVSSGKEQILLVADCVHNVAIQTARPEITFVFDADGAQAAASRRRVLDMIAADGIPFSGSHMPFPGFGTVRKSGNGFRFVPAEWSYTL, from the coding sequence ATGTTGAACCGTCGCCAATGGCTTGCCGGCTCGGCCGCCGCGCTTCTCCCGGCATTGCCCGCTCTCGCCCGCGCCCCGCAGACCGCCGCGCAAGTCCCGGGCATCTATCGCCGCAAGGTCGGCGACATCGAGATCACCGCGATCCTGGACGGCTATGTGCCGCTCGGGGCGAAATCCTTCGCGAGCACTGAGGCCGGCGAGGTCTCGCGCCTCGTCGCCGAGGCGGGAATGACCGATGCGCTGCCGACTTCGGTCAACGCCTTCGTCATCAACACCAGGGACCGGACCTATCTCCTCGACACCGGCGGCGGCGCCTGGACCGGGCTCGGCGACACGATGGGCCGGGCGGAGGCCAATCTCCGCGCAGCCGGCATCGAGCCCGCCCAGATCGATGCCGTGATCCTGACCCATGCCCACCCCGACCATGCCGAGGGGCTCGTCACCGCGCAGAAGACCGCGCGCTTCCCCAATGCCGAGGTCGTCATCAACGAGACGGAATACGCCTTCTGGCACGATGACGGCATTCTCAGCCGGGTTCCGGCCGAGGCCAAGCCGTTCTTCGAATCCGCCCGCAACTCGCTGGCACCCTATGCCGCCCGCACCCGCAAGGTGAAGGCCGGCGAGGTCTCAACCGGGCTGAACCTCGAGGATGCCCCCGGCCATACGCCGGGCCACGGCATCCTGCGGGTCTCCTCCGGCAAGGAGCAGATCCTGCTGGTCGCCGACTGCGTGCACAACGTCGCGATCCAGACCGCGCGCCCGGAGATCACCTTCGTCTTCGACGCCGACGGCGCCCAGGCAGCCGCCTCGCGCCGGCGCGTCCTCGACATGATCGCCGCGGACGGCATTCCGTTCAGCGGCTCGCACATGCCCTTCCCCGGCTTCGGCACGGTGAGGAAGAGCGGCAACGGCTTCCGCTTCGTGCCGGCCGAATGGAGCTATACGCTCTGA
- the ohr gene encoding Organic hydroperoxide resistance protein, translated as MKILYTAHGSATGGREGQAATDTGNVKLVLNTPKELGGGGGEGTNPEQLFSMGYSACFLGALKFVAGKEGVKVPENARVSADVGIGPRDDGTGFGIAVKLTISVPGLDKAKVEDLVQKAHIVCPYSHATRGNISVDLQVAA; from the coding sequence ATGAAGATCCTCTACACCGCCCATGGTTCCGCTACCGGCGGCCGCGAAGGCCAGGCCGCGACCGACACCGGCAACGTCAAGCTCGTGCTGAACACGCCCAAGGAACTCGGCGGCGGCGGCGGCGAAGGCACCAATCCCGAGCAGCTCTTCTCGATGGGCTATTCGGCCTGCTTCCTCGGCGCGCTGAAGTTCGTCGCCGGCAAGGAAGGCGTGAAGGTTCCCGAGAATGCCCGCGTCAGCGCCGATGTTGGCATCGGCCCGCGCGACGACGGCACCGGCTTCGGCATCGCGGTCAAGCTGACCATCTCCGTGCCGGGCCTCGACAAGGCCAAGGTCGAGGATCTCGTCCAGAAGGCCCATATCGTTTGCCCCTATTCCCACGCGACCCGTGGCAACATCTCTGTCGACCTGCAGGTTGCGGCCTGA